The Saccharomyces mikatae IFO 1815 strain IFO1815 genome assembly, chromosome: 13 genome has a segment encoding these proteins:
- the LFT1 gene encoding Lft1p (similar to Saccharomyces cerevisiae YML037C; ancestral locus Anc_5.582) translates to MDENKIIDQLLGKEDVPQNDSDQARNEDVSLYALLDEVANGRRLMSCLFHSSMQVGTKLSTTKLDVKCRQIQRDWTDEEKTITMNSGVLQLDGPVLFSWSHNAAPISRQKSVNTTLQPVSTRRENNKPKITTTSQLFDRASAEIDRCIKPNGKSWEVKERLEKNEPNETDTNKLSSWANSDFKVDPLQKFVAKELPKSKKKSDGDQAKKHKSKRKSFFGFWGHSGTKSSSKNKTDKSTEVQDEIDEDTEGNLSQSPDENITFNDGHTTQSKQESTSDQHAESRVCESSATDTERSDYDGIDQAPAHVSQQISSEPGIASIPSLTLGSFVPLQPKKKT, encoded by the coding sequence ATGGACGAGAATAAAATAATTGACCAGTTGTTGGGTAAAGAAGACGTGCCACAAAATGACTCCGACCAAGCAAGAAATGAAGATGTGTCGTTATATGCATTGTTAGATGAGGTGGCGAATGGTAGGCGGTTAATGAGCTGTTTGTTCCATTCATCTATGCAGGTGGGTACTAAGCTAAGTACTACCAAACTTGATGTGAAATGTCGACAAATACAAAGAGACTGGACCGATGAGGAGAAAACCATAACCATGAATTCTGGCGTTTTACAGTTGGATGGGccagttttattttcctgGAGTCATAATGCAGCGCCTATTTCTAGACAAAAATCTGTCAATACAACTCTGCAGCCGGTCTCCACCCGcagagaaaataataagcCCAAGATTACCACTACCAGTCAATTGTTTGATAGGGCTTCTGCAGAGATTGATAGGTGCATAAAGCCCAATGGCAAAAGTTGGGAAGTTAAAGAAAGactagaaaaaaatgagcCAAATGAAACTGATACCAATAAACTTTCTTCATGGGCTAACTCTGATTTCAAAGTAGACCCTCTTCAGAAATTCGTCGCCAAGGAATTgccaaaatcaaaaaagaaatcagaTGGTGATCAAGCAAAGAAGCACAAATCGAAAAGGAAGAgtttttttggattttgGGGCCACTCTGGTACTAAATCAAGTTCAAAAAACAAGACCGATAAGTCTACGGAAGTCCAGGACGAAATTGACGAAGACACGGAGGGAAACCTCAGCCAGTCTCCGGACGAGAACATAACCTTCAACGATGGACATACTACGCAATCAAAGCAAGAGAGTACAAGTGACCAACATGCGGAATCCAGAGTATGCGAATCTTCAGCTACTGACACCGAACGCAGCGATTATGATGGGATTGACCAAGCCCCCGCACATGTCAGTCAACAAATTTCCAGTGAGCCCGGTATTGCCAGCATTCCCTCGTTAACACTCGGTTCATTTGTCCCATTAcaaccaaaaaagaaaacttaa
- the RAD52 gene encoding recombinase RAD52 (similar to Saccharomyces cerevisiae RAD52 (YML032C); ancestral locus Anc_5.575), with translation MNDIMDMDEKKPVFGNHSEDIQTKLDKKLGPEYISKRIGFGTSRIAYIEGWRVINLANQIFGYNGWSTEVKSVVIDFLDERQGKFSIGCTAIVRVTLTSGTYREDIGYGTVENERRKPAAFERAKKSAVTDALKRSLRGFGNALGNCLYDKDFLAKIDKVKFDPPDFDENNLFRPTDEISESSRSNTLHENHEQQQYPNKRRQLTKVTNANPVSTMNLVKLESTVNRVAPMMIASTDSSNKNSNSNISNISNTSNNNKDGDLGPTDTSKQDQDDLLDDSLMFSDDFQDDDLINMGNANNNVLSTDKDPMLANHSPHVSSNLEAEKITFVTAKAATSVQNEHHVGEENIFDPKYKAQSIRHTIDQTTSKHVPASVLKDKTMATARDSVYEKFAPKGKQLNMKNNDKELGANAQEGAGNQVPHEITPNKLPTATISSTGAPRFAPPSKVVHPNGNGTMATIPQQRSTRREVGRPKINPLHARKPN, from the coding sequence ATGAACGACATTATGGATATGGATGAAAAGAAGCCCGTTTTTGGCAACCATTCCGAGGACATACAGACCAAGTTGGACAAGAAGTTGGGCCCGGAGTATATCTCCAAGAGAATTGGGTTTGGGACAAGCAGAATAGCATATATCGAGGGTTGGAGAGTGATCAATCTAGCGAACCAAATATTTGGGTATAATGGCTGGTCCACGGAGGTGAAAAGTGTAGTTATCGATTTTTTAGATGAGCGGCAGGGCAAGTTTAGCATAGGTTGTACAGCGATAGTTCGTGTTACGTTGACTAGCGGAACTTATAGGGAAGATATTGGATACGGTACCGTGGAGAACGAAAGAAGGAAACCTGCTGCTTTTGAAAGGGCTAAAAAATCCGCTGTTACGGatgctttgaaaagatctttGAGAGGATTCGGTAATGCTTTAGGGAACTGTCTTTACGATAAAGATTTTCTAGCAAAGATCGATAAGGTAAAGTTTGATCCCCcagattttgatgaaaataatctGTTCAGGCCCACCGATGAAATCAGTGAAAGCTCAAGATCAAATACTCTGCATGAAAATCATGAACAACAGCAGTACCCGAATAAAAGAAGGCAATTAACGAAAGTTACAAACGCTAATCCAGTCTCAACGATGAACTTGGTGAAGCTAGAGAGCACAGTAAATAGGGTCGCTCCTATGATGATCGCATCCACCGATAGTAGCAACAagaacagcaacagcaacattAGCAACATTAGCAACACCagcaataataataagGACGGCGATCTCGGCCCCACTGATACTTCCAAACAAGATCAAGATGACCTACTGGATGATTCTCTTATGTTCAGCGATGATTTTCAAGATGACGACCTGATAAATATGGGCAACGCAAACAATAATGTTCTATCAACAGACAAGGATCCGATGTTAGCAAATCATAGCCCTCATGTAAGCTCAAATTtagaagcagaaaaaattacattTGTTACAGCCAAAGCGGCGACATCCGTGCAGAATGAACATCATGTTGGCGAAGAGAATATTTTCGACCCCAAGTATAAAGCCCAATCAATTAGGCACACTATTGATCAGACTACGTCAAAACATGTCCCGGCAAGTGTACTAAAGGATAAAACGATGGCTACTGCCAGAGATTCAGTATACGAGAAATTTGCGCCAAAGGGAAAGCAATTGAACATGAAGAATAATGACAAAGAACTAGGAGCTAATGCGCAAGAAGGAGCTGGAAACCAAGTACCGCATGAAATCACACCGAATAAACTACCCACCGCAACTATTTCTTCCACGGGTGCACCACGATTTGCGCCCCCTTCTAAGGTAGTCCATCCCAACGGGAATGGTACAATGGCAACTATTCCGCAACAAAGATCAACACGAAGAGAAGTTGGAAGACCGAAAATTAATCCCCTGCATGCACGTAAGCCTAATTGA
- the AMD1 gene encoding AMP deaminase (similar to Saccharomyces cerevisiae AMD1 (YML035C); ancestral locus Anc_5.578), with the protein MDNQATQRLNDLSLEPAPSHDEPDGSGLVIDIDQRKIADEQAGIVMGDETPPLEQQDSHESLAADSRNANFSYHENQQLLENGTKQWALDEHGSHSAILEQPSHSTNCSSSNIAGMGKGHDSTDHVSHNSGCKPRTLSASAQHILPETLKSFSGTPAVNKEARNSASYKMGMLADDASQQFLDDPSSELIDLYSKVAECRDLRTKYQTSSVQNDEQNPKNKPSWVVYPPPPKPSYNSDTKTVVPVTNKPDADVFDFTKCEIPGEDSDWDFTINSDDSYVVHRPGKTDELIAQIPTLRDYYLDLEKMISISSDGPAKSFAYRRLQYLEARWNLYYLLNEYQETSVSKRNPHRDFYNVRKVDTHVHHSACMNQKHLLRFIKHKLRHSKDEKVIFRDGKLLTLDEVFRSLHLTGYDLSIDTLDMHAHKDTFHRFDKFNLKYNPIGESRLREIFLKTNNYIKGTYLADITKQVIFDLENSKYQNCEYRISVYGRSLDEWDKLASWVIDNKVISHNVRWLIQIPRLYDIYKKTGIVQSFQDICKNLFQPLFEVTKNPQSHPKLHIFLQRVIGFDSVDDESKVDRRFHRKYPKPSLWEAPQNPPYSYYLYYLYSNVASLNQWRAKRGFNTLVLRPHCGEAGDPEHLVSAYLLAHGISHGILLRKVPFVQYLYYLDQVGIAMSPLSNNALFLTYDKNPFPRYFKRGLNVSLSTDDPLQFSYTREPLIEEYSVAAQIYKLSNVDMCELARNSVLQSGWEAQIKKHWIGKDFDKSGVEGNDVVRTNVPDIRINYRYDTLSTELELVNHFANFVRTVEEE; encoded by the coding sequence ATGGATAATCAAGCTACACAGAGGCTCAATGACCTTTCTTTAGAACCCGCTCCTTCGCACGATGAACCAGACGGCTCTGGACTAGTCATAGACATCgatcaaagaaagattgCAGATGAACAAGCTGGTATCGTAATGGGTGATGAGACCCCCCCTTTGGAACAGCAAGATTCACACGAAAGTTTAGCTGCAGATTCTCGGAATGCCAATTTCTCATATCATGAGAATCAGCAATTGCTGGAGAATGGCACAAAACAGTGGGCCCTAGATGAGCATGGTTCTCATTCTGCCATTTTGGAACAGCCATCGCATTCGACCAACTGTAGTTCTTCGAATATAGCAGGAATGGGTAAGGGCCATGATTCCACAGACCATGTATCTCATAATTCTGGGTGTAAACCAAGGACCTTATCTGCTAGTGCTCAGCACATTTTGCCAGAGACACTCAAGTCGTTTTCTGGGACTCCAGCAGTGAATAAGGAGGCACGCAACTCCGCTTCATATAAAATGGGAATGCTTGCTGATGACGCTTCGCAGCAGTTTCTTGATGACCCTTCTTCCGAGCTGATTGACTTGTATTCCAAAGTGGCGGAGTGTAGAGATTTAAGAACAAAGTACCAGACCTCATCTGTGCAAAACGACGAGCAAAACCCGAAAAATAAGCCAAGCTGGGTAGTCTATCCTCCTCCACCTAAACCCTCATACAATTCAGATACTAAGACCGTCGTGCCCGTGACTAACAAGCCGGATGCGGACGTTTTCGATTTCACAAAGTGTGAAATTCCTGGTGAAGATTCAGACTGGGATTTTACCATCAATTCCGATGATTCATACGTTGTTCACAGACCAGGTAAGACAGATGAGTTGATTGCACAAATTCCTACCCTGCGTGACTACTATCtggatttggaaaaaatgatCTCGATATCATCAGACGGTCCTGCCAAATCGTTTGCTTATAGAAGATTACAATACTTGGAGGCACGCTGGAATCTGTACTATCTTTTGAACGAATATCAAGAAACTAGCGTTTCTAAAAGAAACCCACACAGGGATTTCTATAATGTTAGAAAAGTGGATACTCACGTTCACCATTCTGCCTGTATGAACCAAAAACATTTACTACGTTTTATTAAACACAAATTGAGACATTCCAAAGATGAAAAGGTTATCTTCAGAGACGGAAAACTCTTAACCTTAGACGAAGTGTTCCGTTCTTTGCATTTAACCGGCTATGATTTATCCATTGACACTTTAGATATGCATGCACATAAGGATACATTCCATAGATTTGACAAGTTCAACTTAAAATATAATCCAATTGGAGAATCGCGTCTtagagaaatttttttaaagacaAACAACTATATTAAAGGTACCTACTTGGCTGACATTACTAAACAAGTCATATTTGATTTAGAGAATTCGAAATACCAAAATTGTGAATACAGGATCTCTGTTTATGGTAGGTCACTTGATGAATGGGACAAATTAGCTAGCTGGGTCATTGATAACAAAGTTATTTCCCATAATGTTCGTTGGTTAATTCAAATTCCTAGATTATACGatatttacaaaaaaacgGGCATCGTTCAAAGCTTTCAAGATATTTGTAAGAATCTGTTTCAACCGCTATTTGAAGTGACTAAGAACCCGCAATCTCATCCGAAATTACACATATTCTTACAAAGAGTGATTGGGTTTGATTCTGTCGATGATGAATCTAAGGTTGATCGTCGTTTTCATAGGAAGTACCCCAAACCATCGCTTTGGGAAGCCCCACAAAATCCTCCGTATTCCTACTACTTGTATTACCTGTATTCAAATGTTGCATCTTTGAATCAATGGAGAGCTAAGAGAGGGTTTAACACTTTGGTTTTGAGACCACATTGTGGTGAAGCCGGTGATCCTGAACATCTGGTTTCAGCATATCTATTGGCGCATGGTATATCGCACGGTATTTTATTGAGGAAGGTGCCATTTGTTCAATACTTATATTATTTAGATCAAGTTGGTATAGCAATGTCACCACTATCTAATAATGCGTTGTTTCTGACCTATGATAAAAATCCATTCCCaagatatttcaaaagaggTTTGAATGTGTCTTTATCTACCGATGATCCGTTACAATTCTCTTACACTAGAGAACCATTGattgaagaatattcagTTGCAGCGCAGATTTATAAACTGTCCAACGTAGATATGTGTGAATTGGCAAGAAACTCCGTGTTGCAAAGTGGATGGGAAGCACAAATCAAAAAACATTGGATAGGGAAAGATTTCGACAAAAGTGGTGTTGAAGGTAACGATGTAGTCAGAACAAATGTTCCTGACATCAGGATCAACTACAGATACGATACACTATCAACCGAACTGGAATTGGTAAATCATTTTGCCAATTTTGTCAGAACCGTTGAAGAAGAGTGA
- the CGI121 gene encoding Cgi121p (similar to Saccharomyces cerevisiae CGI121 (YML036W); ancestral locus Anc_5.581) produces the protein MIVSTIPQFPDTKFSLVLFEQVQNAKEIRTRMSELSTSFAFIDPRLICSEEQMYSAVYKTLVEVNYNKMRTRNLNSECVLCLSPTSNISDAFQKFGIKDDSSQLICLKFHTETDRLNKQQLSTVLSSIVKGIEIEFTDDNLSKFYDESLIRKVCLKVKMIGNSHTNNI, from the coding sequence ATGATAGTATCCACCATACCACAATTTCCTGATACAAAATTTTCACTAGTTTTGTTTGAACAGGTACAAAATGCTAAGGAGATACGTACTAGAATGAGCGAATTATCCACATCCTTTGCTTTTATCGATCCCAGATTAATATGTTCAGAGGAGCAAATGTATTCTGCAGTTTACAAGACTTTGGTAGAAGTAAATTATAACAAGATGAGAACAAGAAACTTGAATTCAGAATGTGTATTATGTCTTTCACCCACTTCCAATATTAGTGATGCCTTCcaaaaatttggaattAAAGACGATTCATCACAGTTAATCTGCCTAAAGTTTCATACTGAGACTGATAGGCTGAATAAGCAGCAATTGTCTACGGTTCTATCTTCTATTGTTAAGGGGATAGAAATCGAATTTACTGATGATAATTTGTCCAAATTTTATGACGAATCGCTTATAAGAAAGGTATGtttgaaagtaaaaatgaTAGGCAACAGCCATACCAATAACATATAA
- the NDC1 gene encoding Ndc1p (similar to Saccharomyces cerevisiae NDC1 (YML031W); ancestral locus Anc_5.574): protein MIQTPREFLNPRYTYHTIFSDVCKTRFNHLVTRLFFICSIIQSVGISLLALPYSPLWELALAFIPNILVLNLVSLLVIVTRKNYMHVKNFGFANSLTFILGQLLSTKFIVYQGVYSMGSFLLSLVLGVVFGRGGSGWKPYYRLFIWFIVPTIYNLQHQVTDADKLSFNCEDFFQAPQDYVLERVKKILEKSVILAVVSMLALPVITTILFSSQTSGLFVSFTSGVVASANLLIISYIIFITFEFINIAFDAHMSIGCLHKGKLISNLSSTPMETLLSGLSSDKPFTKLTAYQELAYRATSLDPSLRAPIYHSKFRSSSGNTWSLILKECLTTIQSNNETVVQYLRSIQDLGNFTAARHQKKMDNLDYMYENGKLTNANEKLFGNRPSMMTPSKYNDSSDESPNKLRVVTDDSVLLNRGNKKRHSSSYLHNDLDEARQTFNGSIFTHETTFMTAVRLMFKKMKNSVMSFIFPSYAERKSFNEDDNYRVLPNSSNRAQISIIDIWSISKKKQAEKLVPLPICHASSVIALTGLLIRSRTEDSKGGIIASVGDILKTLERSICALGEFADWDPESMAYTAFQTQRTAQDRVQYDSKDENSIKDTTDMISVLYQLSTSAFMEIVLEYNVALNDVYLDADVAKLANWFLEVYATGNTTAI from the coding sequence ATGATACAGACGCCAAGGGAGTTTTTGAATCCACGGTACACGTACCATACTATCTTCAGCGACGTGTGCAAGACACGATTCAACCATTTGGTTACGAGGTTGTTTTTCATATGTTCAATTATCCAGAGTGTGGGTATTTCACTGCTGGCGTTGCCTTACTCACCGTTGTGGGAACTCGCGTTGGCGTTTATTCCCAACATTTTGGTTTTAAACTTAGTTTCCCTTCTGGTTATTGTGACGAGAAAGAATTACATGCATGTAAAGAATTTCGGGTTTGCTAATTCACTTACTTTTATTCTAGGCCAATTGCTATCGACGAAATTTATTGTATACCAAGGCGTTTACTCTATGggaagttttcttttatcgCTTGTATTGGGTGTGGTTTTTGGACGTGGAGGGTCTGGATGGAAACCGTACTATAGGCTATTTATCTGGTTCATCGTTCCCACGATTTATAACCTGCAACATCAAGTTACTGACGCTGACAAATTGTCATTTAATTGTGAAGACTTTTTCCAGGCTCCACAAGATTACGTATTAGAGCGTGTGAAGAAGATCCTAGAGAAATCAGTAATTTTAGCCGTAGTGAGCATGCTCGCATTACCTGTCATTACTACAATACTTTTCTCCAGTCAAACGTCCGGACTATTTGTTTCATTCACGAGTGGTGTGGTAGCTAGCGCAAACCTGCTAATAATATCCTAcattatcttcatcactTTTGAATTCATAAACATAGCATTTGACGCACATATGTCTATTGGTTGTTTGCATAAGGGCAAACTAATTTCAAACTTATCATCAACGCCAATGGAAACTTTGCTTAGCGGGCTCTCTTCAGACAAACCATTTACTAAGTTGACTGCCTACCAGGAACTAGCTTATAGAGCCACCTCACTAGATCCATCATTGCGAGCACCAATATACCACTCCAAGTTTAGAAGTAGTAGCGGTAACACATGGTCACTAATTCTCAAGGAATGCTTGACGACCATTCAAAGCAATAATGAGACAGTTGTGCAGTATTTGAGATCCATACAAGATCTTGGAAACTTCACAGCTGCTAGacatcaaaagaaaatggacaACCTAGATTATATGTACGAGAACGGTAAACTGACGAATGCCAACGAGAAACTCTTCGGAAACCGGCCCTCTATGATGACGCCGTCAAAGTATAACGATTCGTCGGATGAATCACCAAATAAGTTAAGAGTAGTAACTGATGACAGTGTATTGCTTAACCGCGGCAACAAGAAAAGACATAGTTCCTCATATTTGCACAATGATTTGGATGAGGCTAGGCAAACCTTTAATGGTTCTATTTTTACGCACGAGACAACATTTATGACTGCAGTACGTTTaatgttcaagaaaatgaaaaactcTGTAAtgtcttttattttccccTCCTACgcagaaagaaaatcctttaatgaagatgacaaTTACAGAGTATTACCAAACAGTTCCAACAGGGCTCAAATCTCGATAATCGACATATGGTCCatttccaagaaaaaacaagcTGAGAAACTGGTTCCATTACCCATATGCCACGCCAGCAGCGTGATAGCATTAACAGGACTACTGATCAGATCAAGAACAGAGGATTCAAAGGGTGGAATTATTGCCTCTGTCGGAGATATTCTCAAGACTTTGGAGAGGTCCATCTGTGCATTGGGTGAATTCGCCGATTGGGATCCAGAATCCATGGCATACACTGCCTTCCAGACACAAAGAACTGCCCAGGACAGAGTACAATACGACAGCAAAGACGAAAATAGCATAAAAGACACTACAGACATGATTAGTGTTCTTTATCAGCTGTCAACTAGTGCCTTTATGGAAATTGTACTCGAATACAATGTTGCATTGAATGATGTATATCTAGATGCAGATGTAGCCAAGTTAGCGAACTGGTTTCTAGAAGTGTATGCCACAGGCAACACCACAGCTATATAA
- the SRC1 gene encoding Src1p (similar to Saccharomyces cerevisiae HEH2 (YDR458C) and SRC1 (YML034W); ancestral locus Anc_5.577), producing the protein MNSDLEYLEDGFDPNSMKVATLRRILVENNVEFPSNARKNALVGLFDERVKPQIPQLRKMYLNVQPSDEGIVKVDRPASSSSISSSRRNRRAGREKSASPLAKQFKKNKILDDVSNDDDDDDEGDDPLIILSGTEGEEGDGGENELTTSSYKSDTNDFQLNSNTRNKRKGPDSDHDSEVSSKENKRVEPFNIQSSDSEMEKDYQMTKKRKVNRLDPQKHENGSAILGKLSVKTPMKKIGRKPVSIDHFNDSMTSSGTENDPFVPNIQHNPKKYEVNNGREQGTPLSKLKVSASFADKLPQKEEPTTKLVTEVEQPAPFQREKPPSLFSSEESGSEAEPPLIAEVTTPDPETTVRDANENVVEMIETDDSESTSDEDEVLVPTRIETPQLPTAKDVEKSETRVQELQEEINEQLEDDSEVEFSTKQEHKYGTNKGSAPMRHKLKKVLKLLSKSLLALFLFCIFVVIPLLFGLWYREQRLLVGYCGHEVPSHRVNGQSAEFIQKLDHWLQDYRPKCIPCPPNGICYPYLKLKCKPDYKLAPSKLDFLEIIPAQGQCVKDDKKQQLVSEVVEKSLEFLRAKNAQISCGDGKDDIESGMTEDTLYQIFNEARAPWINDDEFEDLWIQVIKDLTEEPEIIWRQLSTNDNNVGRSSDHITKANDIQGQKRHIPEESIPSKTRNFRSTSKKYIGMKCRFEREIYQTYKKFQRPILLVLLLVTISKVIDIKLKSYFRKKAKIEELVTQSMEKLKLQKIKSISDPKENAYLSIVQLRDIFLSDIVNLKYKNHLWSQVVKYLEHNNSNIKSNLTEIRGEIMKCWEWIGPLELNEPNDPVENKKISKDETKL; encoded by the exons ATGAACAGTGACTTAGAATATTTAGAGGACGGATTTGATCCGAATTCAATGAAAGTTGCTACGTTAAGGAGGATATTAGTGGAGAATAACGTCGAGTTCCCATCCaatgcaagaaaaaacGCACTAGTAGGGTTGTTTGACGAGAGGGTTAAACCTCAGATCCCGCAATTACGGAAAATGTATTTAAACGTCCAACCCAGTGACGAAGGTATTGTGAAGGTTGACCGTCCTgcctcttcttcctctaTATCTTCCTCTCGTAGGAATAGACGGGCTGGCAGAGAGAAATCCGCCTCTCCCTTGGCCAAACAGtttaagaaaaataaaatactgGATGATGTAagtaatgatgatgatgatgatgatgagggAGACGATCCTTTGATCATACTTAGTGGCACAGAGGGCGAGGAAGGGGACGGAGGTGAGAATGAGTTGACAACCAGCTCCTACAAATCTGATACCAACGATTTTCAACTGAATTCCAATACTCGTAACAAGAGGAAAGGTCCTGATTCCGACCATGATTCTGAGGTAAGctcaaaggaaaataagAGGGTTGAGCCCTTCAATATTCAATCTTCAGATtcagaaatggaaaaggaTTACCAGATGACTAAAAAACGTAAGGTAAATCGTTTGGATCCTCAAAAGCACGAAAACGGTTCCGCTATTTTAGGCAAACTTTCTGTCAAGACaccgatgaagaagatcgGTAGGAAACCAGTAAGCATTGACCATTTTAACGATTCTATGACTTCTAGCGGTACGGAGAATGATCCGTTTGTACCGAATATACAACAcaatccaaaaaaatatgaagtCAACAATGGAAGAGAACAAGGCACCCCACTGAGTAAATTAAAAGTTTCGGCATCATTTGCGGATAAGTTACCTCAAAAGGAGGAACCAACAACAAAACTAGTTACCGAAGTAGAGCAACCAGCGCCATTTCAGAGAGAGAAGCCGccttctttgttttcatcCGAGGAGTCAGGTTCTGAAGCGGAACCACCTTTGATTGCAGAGGTAACTACGCCAGATCCGGAGACAACTGTGAGAGACGCCAACGAAAATGTAGTGGAAATGATAGAAACCGATGATAGCGAATCGACATcggatgaagatgaagttTTGGTGCCTACCAGAATCGAAACTCCCCAATTACCTACCGCAAAAGATGTTGAAAAGAGTGAAACAAGAGTGCAAGAACTTCAAGAGGAAATCAATGAGCAATTAGAGGATGACAGTGAAGTTGAATTTAGTACGAAGCAAGAACACAAATACGGAACCAATAAGGGCAGTGCACCAATGAGAcacaaattgaaaaaagtcTTAAAACTATTGAGCAAATCATTGTTAGCGCTGTTTCTATTCTGCATATTTGTAGTCATTCCTCTCTTATTTGGCCTTTGGTATAGAGAACAAAGACTACTAGTAGGCTACTGCGGTCATGAAGTCCCATCACATCGAGTCAATGGTCAGTCTGCTGAATTCATTCAGAAACTGGATCATTGGTTACAAGACTACAGGCCAAAATGCATTCCTTGTCCACCCAATGGTATTTGCTATCCTTATTTGAAACTGAAGTGCAAACCTGATTACAAGTTGGCACCGTCCAAACTTGACTTTTTAGAAATTATACCAGCACAAGGCCAATGTGTCAAAGACGACAAAAAACAACAGTTGGTTTCCGAAGTAGTTGAGAAATCATTAGAGTTTCTAAGGGCCAAAAATGCGCAGATTTCATGCGGTGACGGAAAGGACGATATCGAGAGTGGTATGACGGAAGATACCCTCTATCAAATATTCAACGAGGCAAGGGCTCCTTGGATTAACGATGATGAGTTCGAGGATCTGTGGATTCAAGTTATCAAAGATTTAACTGAAGAACCAGAAATAATATGGAGGCAA tTATCAACCAATGACAACAACGTTGGTAGAAGTTCCGACCACATCACTAAAGCCAATGACATTCAGGGACAGAAGAGACATATTCCAGAAGAATCCATCCCCTCCAAGACGAGGAATTTTCGGTCGACGTCCAAGAAATACATTGGAATGAAATGTCGCTTTGAAAGGGAAATCTACCAAACAtacaaaaaattccaaagaCCGATACTGTTAGTGCTTTTGCTGGTCACCATTAGTAAAGTAATTGATATCAAACTGAAAAGTTATTTTAGAAAGAAAGCCAAAATTGAAGAGCTCGTCACCCAATCCATGGAGAAATTAAAGTTACAAAAGATTAAATCGATCTCAGATCCGAAAGAAAACGCTTATTTAAGTATAGTCCAATTACGTGACATTTTTCTCTCCGATATTGTCAATTTGAAGTACAAGAATCACTTATGGTCGCAAGTGGTGAAGTATTTAGAgcataataatagtaatatcAAATCGAATTTAACTGAAATCAGGGGCGAGATAATGAAATGCTGGGAATGGATAGGGCCTTTGGAGCTTAATGAGCCTAATGATCCagttgaaaacaaaaaaatctccAAAGACGAAACTAAGTTATAG
- the RCF1 gene encoding respiratory supercomplex assembly factor RCF1 (similar to Saccharomyces cerevisiae RCF1 (YML030W); ancestral locus Anc_5.571), which yields MSRMPSSFDVTERDLDEMTFGERIIYHCKKQPLVPIGCLLTTGAVILAAQNVRVGNKWKAQYYFRWRVGLQAATLVALVAGSFIYGTSGKELKAKEEQLKEKAKMREKLWIQELERREEETEARRKRAELARMKTLENEEEIKHLEKELSDLENKLGKK from the coding sequence ATGTCACGTATGCCATCTAGTTTCGATGTCACGGAAAGGGATTTGGATGAGATGACGTTTGGCGAAAGGATTATATATCATTGTAAGAAACAGCCATTGGTGCCCATTGGATGCCTATTGACTACGGGTGCTGTCATCTTAGCGGCTCAAAACGTTCGTGTTGGTAATAAATGGAAGGCCCAGTACTATTTCCGTTGGCGTGTTGGTCTTCAAGCAGCTACATTAGTCGCGCTGGTCGCAGGTTCTTTTATCTATGGGACTTCTGGTAAGGAATTGAAAGCGAAGGAGGAACAATTGAAGGAAAAAGCTAAAATGAGAGAGAAGTTATGGATCCAGGAACTGgagagaagagaagaagaaaccgAGGCTAGGAGAAAAAGAGCTGAGTTGGCCAGAATGAAGACCTTGGAGAATGAGGAAGAAATCAAACACCTGGAGAAAGAACTGAGTGATCTGGAAAACAAGcttggaaagaaataa